Proteins from a genomic interval of Callospermophilus lateralis isolate mCalLat2 chromosome 1, mCalLat2.hap1, whole genome shotgun sequence:
- the LOC143410762 gene encoding olfactory receptor 7E24-like, giving the protein MELSEDPDLHPILFGLFLSMYLVTVLGNLLIILAVSSDSHLHTPMYFFLSNLSLADICFISTTVPKMIVNIQTHSRAISYVGCLTQMSVFTIFACMDYMLLSVMAYDRFVAICHPLHYLVMMNPRLCGFLTLVSFLFSLLDSQMHNLMILKITNFKSVEISSFFCDPSQLLNLSCSDTFSNNIVKYFLGAFYGLFPISGIFFSYYKIVSSILRIPSSGGKYKAFSTCGSHLAVVGLFIGTGLGVYLGSAASHSPRKGAVASVVYTVVTPMLNPFIYSLRNRDIKGALRRLPSRMA; this is encoded by the coding sequence ATGGAACTCTCAGAGGATCCAGACCTGCATCCCATCCTCTTTGgactgttcctgtccatgtacctggtcacagtgcttgggaacctgctcatcatcctggctgtcagctctgactcccacctccacacccccatgtacttcttcctctccaacctgtccttggCTGACATTTGTTTCATCTCTACCACGGTCCCAAAGATGATTGTGAACATCCAAACTCACAGCAGAGCCATCTCCTATGTGGGCTGCCTGACACAGATGTCTGTTTTTACAATTTTTGCATGTATGGATTATATGCTTCTGAGTGTGATGGCCTATGATCGGTTTGTAGCCATCTGTCACCCCCTGCACTATTTGGTCATGATGAACCCCCGTCTCTGTGGTTTCTTAACTTTGGTTTCATTTCTGTTCAGCCTTTTGGACTCCCAGATGCACAATTTGATGATCTTAAAAATTACCAACTTCAAGAGTGTGGAAATTTCCAGTTTCTTTTGTGACCCTTCTCAACTTCTGAATCTCTCCTGTTCTGACACCTTCTCTAATAACATTGTCAAATATTTTCTGGGAGCATTTTATGGCCTTTTCCCCATCTCAGGGATCTTTTTCTCTTACTATAAAATTGTTTCCTCCATTCTGAGGATCCCATCATCAGGGGGGAAGTacaaagccttctccacctgtggcTCTCACCTGGCAGTTGTTGGCTTATTTATAGGGACAGGCCTTGGAGTGTACCTTGGTTCAGCTGCATCACATTCTCCCAGGAAGGGTGCAGTGGCCTCCGTGGTGTACACTGTGGtcacccccatgctgaaccccttcatctacagcCTGAGAAACAGGGACATTAAAGGTGCCCTGAGGAGGTTGCCCAGCAGGATGGCCTAA